A segment of the Asterias amurensis chromosome 11, ASM3211899v1 genome:
TTGTGACTTTGTGCTTGGAGCATTTCCTCTTGAAGATGAGGAGCAGGCAGCATCTTTTCGGGACGCATCAATAAGATGGTCATCATCACGAGCATTGCTTGTGATCTTCAGTGAAGTAACAGAAAATGAGGTCTTTGTCACCTCTTGCCTCATCGCTGCAGCAAAGGGGGTAGTGGGGGTTGAAGAATCATGTGTCCCTACAGCTGCATTGGGTGTGGAGCCGGACTCGTCATTATCCGATTCTTCTTCATGGAAAGAGCGAGATTTGGAGTTGAGGTTCAACTGCGGTACACCAGGCAGTTGATGATGGTCAATGTCAGGGGTGACCTTTGCGTCTAGTCGATGTGATTCTAACAAAATTGCAAGAGACATAAATATTCGTTTGAACTTCAGTTTTGTTCTTCCTATTAGTTAcataaacacacaaacacaacatAGATATTAATTACACACAACATTGTCCGTTAAAAGAATTTTGATAAAATGACTGcaaacattttgaaacaaatataatattattgttattaataaacCAACGTTTTCAGCTTGAACTTGAACTAATATTGGACAGTCCTGCAATAGATTGGTAAAGAAAATCCAAGAAGAATCCAAGATTAGACCAATTTtctaaaacacaaaaatgttaaTAATCAGGAAATATTTGTCAAGCTCACTTTTCACTCTGACTCCTTTCGCCTGTGCTTCCACCGTGGACCGTTGGGGTTTATCCAGGGGCAAGACGACCGTTGCCTTCCGGCCTCGCCGAGGCGTGAGAAAATTTCGCAGTCTCGCTCGCCATGGTGTCAGCGCCCTGTGGAAGCATgagattaaaataaatataacaaaaccTCAAACCTTAAAACAAAGAGCATTTAATGAATACAAGCCCCCGCCTTCAGTGGTTTGCTTCGTAtcaatttcattgttttgtttagtaaaaTAGTATGCTTGTTGAAGTTTCGGGATGTTTGTCTGTGTGTTGGGGGTGTtgtagtgtttatttatttgtttttctatatTCTTGATTGTCTTCgatttgaatattgtcaaaaatttgCACCCATTTCACATATGTCATTTCAATTTCACAACGAATGATAAAAAGACTGTCATAAAATTCCCGATAACAATTTTAATCTTCGAACCTTACCTTCTTTGATATTTCTTCCTTGGTGTCTTGGGGCACCGCTCATCCCAAGCGATATATCCTACATCACCTCCTCGTGATGACGACGTCTTAGATCCAGACGTCTTGCCGGTAGATCTTACATCAGGCCCGATGGCCATACCACCACCTCTCATCATCTGATGGGCCCTGCCTCCTCCTGGGGCCCCTCCTCCTTGTGGGGAGCCCACGCTGATACGTACATCTTTCCCGGAGGTTGATGACCGGGTACCTGGTGGGTATCCGTGGGTCTTATCCCCACCTCCTTCGGCCGGGAATCCATCCTCGGCCTCTGGTACGAAAGGATGAACCTTCGTACTcctcaaaattctaaaatgAGAGTATCGATACAAGTACAACACGTTTTTACTGACGTATTTGGGAGAGTTTAGTCTCACTACTGATGGGACGATTCAATTGTAATAAGAGGTCTGTTTCGTTGTTTGTCAATAACATGTTTTCTGAAGCAGAACAACCGTACCAATTTTGACGCTTTAATCCAGCGTGTTACGATTTTGACGAAAAATTACCCTAGGCCATCGGACTAAAAGAGTAAAGACGGCATAAACTTTCTACAATTGAAGTAAGATTACAAAGAAGGAAGTGTACCGATTTGCAAAGTTGTACCTTTGGACCATTCCAATGCAATGAGAAATGTTATAATGTAAGAAATACCAAGACAAACTATCTAATGGGATATACGACTTTCGGTCATGAGATACAAGACGATATCCGTCTAAGGAATTATGCACAAACTTTTTGTTGTagaattatttgttgcttatTATGGTTGTGTCtaaattcatattattattatttgtggaAACAAGGTAAATGCAAAAGTATATTACGTCTACGCATaccaatgcaaaaataaaaaatttcatataagctCGTTGCATAATCACAGCAAGCAAAACCGGTGTCCTAATCTATAGACTGTACATCATTGCatgacaaattatttcaaaatttcacTGGCAATCTTAGAGTTACTCAATGTTTTATGACAACAAGATTCACAACAAGTGGGAagatcaaaattaaaaataagcaAAGTCAATTGAAGTtaaattttgcaaaatgttgCTCACTTTCTTAACAAACACAGTACAAACACTAGGTAGGCTCATGTGTAGGCTGGGCGTATAACGTAGGCCTATAACACAAAAACATCAGTATTTTTTGTCTCTTACCTGATTCTATCAGATACTGCTGCCGCGAAGTTAAACATCTTGATCACTGTAAATAATTTCACTCGGAAAGTATCTCAAAAGATAAAGCTCTGTGAGAAATTTCTGCAACTTTGCATTGAAAACGCACCGAAACAAAAACCTGTGTTGACCCGTTGAAGAGAAAACTCAGACAAACTTTGGGTTGCCGCCGCAAGCATGTTGCCAAGAAAACTTCCGAACTTTTGCGCTTTTTTCATTATTACGTCACATACGTGACCTTGGACACAATATTTCAATTGCGCGGTTTCTGTAAAATAGATGTTCCACAACGCCCGCGTTTAGAGGCGCCGTTTTGAGGCGGCGCGTTTAAAGGCGCATCGTTGCGCAGTCAAACGCTTACCGTGTCAAAGTTCAACTGTACGTGCGAGTTCAAAGAGGGGGGTGGGGTGCATAGATCATCTTGCTTTACATCTTTATAAGATGTAACAAACCGAGACGATAAGACCagacacttttttgtccactcTTCTTACTGCTCATACAATTATTTTTCTTATTGTCTCTCAGAAAGCCGCTATACGTAGGTTtgggaaggcactaaaaactaacctctacagcggttcggaacttttcgtgtgctctcggaacattccggcacggttcgcgacgatcccccacgcagcaggttggggagttgttacataagagtggactaaccactgggacctgggtgttaatattttcatgtctaaaagatcagtactgcttcagacctctatattaaaatacatttgtagcagcaggtttggggagttgttacataagagtggactaaccactgggacctggttgtttatattttcatgtttaaaagatgcaagcactgcttcagacctctttattcaagtacatttgtagcagcaggtttggggagttgttacataagagtggactaaccactaggacctggttgttaatattttcatgtctaaaagatcagtactgcttcagacctctatattaaagtacatttgtagcagcaggtttggggagttgttacagaagagtggactaaccactgggacctggttgtttatattttcatgtttaaaagatgcaagcactgcttcagacctctttattcaagtacatttgtagcagcaggtttggggagttgttacataagagtggactaaccactgggacctggttgtttatattttcatgtttaaaagatgcaagcactgcttcagacctctttattcaagtacatttgtagcagcaggtttggggagttgttacataagagtggactaaccattaggacctggttgttaatatttccatgtctaaaagatgcaagcatatgcaaaatgacgtcatcaggtcattctcgctcgggtatattccgatgggccgaaccgctgtggagtttagtatttagtgtCTTCCGAAGGGTTGCTGTAAGTATTATgtttttagtttatttattttttttatttttttaacacagGACCATAATGTAAAACAGCTCTTGTGCTGATTTTTGTATCCTGTATaaagatttttaaataaataaattaattaataaatatttacaattgtatagtctctttttaaaaatcataGACCCAACTTACAAAATTGTCTATACAAACAATTCAAACGCACAACCCATAATCATCTCGATTGTGCCCGCGCGGAACCATATTTCAGAATAGGCGTAGTCCTCATATATGAGGACTACTTTAGTCATAAATGATCAAGTACAAGAAGCTCACCAAAAGTATAGGCTATTAGCAAGTGGTATTGGGGGTATGTTCAAGAGATACTTTTGATATAgctgtcaaagactagactcGCTTCGTATCATGAGGATACGAAGTGGATTGACCCTGTGGCCAGGCGCAAAGACAGGGATCCTCGTATCCAAACATGcgtaataaaaacaaacctgtgacagttTTGGCGCAttttgttcatcgaagttgcaagaagaaaaaaattgggaGCACAAAAAACACCAATGGATTtaattgtgtgatttcagatattTTCAGATCAAATTTTGCGTTCGAAACTaccacttctcaaaaactatattgtTCTCATCCGAAAGaggtcgtttctaacaatgtttataATTAGTAATAGTATCAGTTCCCCGTGAACTTTAATTATTAGTACAACTCAAGGAAGGTTTATATATTGGCCATTAACTTTTGGAGTCATAGATATAGGTCCTAATTAGTTATCAAACGTACACAGGTTGCTTATAATTCTCCGGAAATTGGTGTCCACCCTCTCTACTTACTTGTATTTCAGTCATCTTTAACATTGTGGGACATAAATGCATAGATCTTTCTCCGAGCTCCCCCCTGAGTCCGTAGTGGTAGCCACTCGGCGGTTATAGGCGCAGGCTATTGATTGGAGGCCTTCTCGTTTCATGCTCTTGCTCCAGTGTTTTTCGCATCTCTGCTAGTGTTACTTTTGGAATCCCTGCATTTTTTCATGAATACATACATAAGCAGTCAGGTTCGTCGGCGGTTTACCGCATGCAGTAATCGTTGACAATATTGTCCTTTTTTATCTGCAATTCTCGTAGATAAACGTGGTGTGTGTATcatccatggaggaaggaatccATCTGTTGTAAATTGTGTGCAACGCGTACTAACGTGGCACGTGCGGATCGGGGAGTCCAACCAAGTGGAAGTTGATGGTGATTTTGCCAGTTCTTGTTTGGCCAGGAGGTGGCATTTTTACATTCAGAGGCAGCCATTTTGGTAAGCGTCGATCTTCTCCATTTCAAGTTCAACGTTTGTCACTCTCCAGTCGGTATTTTTGGCCGTAGACCTACAATAAAACTTATTTTTATAATGATAATTCGTATCACGCGCCGCAAttggcttgaagtcttttatcccGGAAGTTGGTATGCCGCCCTCTACAGACGGCTTACTAACAGTCCACTGGTAACCAAAGGTTTACCGAAGTTTACGCACAGTTTTAAAATGGGAACCAGCTAAAAGTTCGCACTAAAGTTTGAGAGTTGTTTACACGATGTTGTTGGGAACCGAGTTTATTTACGTTTTCGTGCTGTTAATTTCTCTAGTTTTCGGTCAATTTATAAAGCATTTGAACAGCCCAGGAGAGAAACAGTTCATCTGCACATCCGTCGGTGTGGCTCTGGTTGTCTGCCTGTGTGGGTGGCAGGCCTACCACTCGGTGTTGTGCACGGCAGCCACTGCGACCATCATTTGTCTCGTTGGTCCAAACACGAAACAGGTgggtaaaattaaaaagttaaaaaaggaTCACTGGCCAACTAAAAAGATGGTGTGTGTTATCATGGAGGTAGCCTATACCTCCATGGTGTTATGAATGAAGGGGGTCACATTGAACTTTTTTTATGGTGTTTAAATAATGTACAAAATTGCAATAAGTAAAGTAAACGGTTTTCAGGGATGTcagctttttgaaaaacaacaacaaacttaGACTTATCACTTAGAGAAGTAGGGGAGGATACTATTTAGAACTGctgaagcatggaggtaggccGAAGTAAAGTAGTAGTTGTACACATGTTTGTGCAAGCCCAGTGGCAGCCAGAGGGGTGTGCAGTATTGACAAGAAGAGATGTTGCAACTGCAAGCAACCCTGCAAATACGGTTGGCAATATAACTTACATTAAAATACAAGGTCTATTTATTATTGAAAAATGTGTCAAGATTTTTTATTCAGGAGTCAGGAGTCAGGGTATGTTgagtaatatttttcaaattCTATGTTCTGCTCTGACCCAAGACATGGTCAGTTAAAAATAACCCATCTTAATAGTATGTTTAATCTTTGTCATTGTTTTGATTTGATAGGAAGTGTCACATCTGGTGTTTTGCGTTCTGCTTTTCCTACCTGGCGTTCTTCAGGTTGGGTTATCTCATTGGCTTCACTGCACCGTCTGCCTTCCCAAACGTTGTTCAACTCCTCCTGACATTACGGGTAAAGAAGTAGGGCTGGATTTCATATTGTAGTGTACaaacgcaaagagaatgcaagGTATCAACTTTAAAAGACACTAACACGTTTTTTGTACAGTGGAACTATACAATAATTTAACTACAGTTTGCAAAATGTACATACCGCTTTGCATTTAAACTACTTTGCGTGTACCAATTTGCATCAATTGTTACTTGTTTGTGGTGCCTTACACTACCACCATTACCATGACCGTACACTTATTAATGCACTACAGGcagccaatacatacatgtacaatgtttttGTGAGTGTACAGCGTGCACAGTTGTTAGGCTTATATCAAAAGTgtgggatcaccttaaggggatgcgacttctAGAAGTAGAAATAGAAATGGTCTTTATTACGGTTTTTAATCAAAAAAGTGGAACGATCCTTTTCAAGATATCAatgaagcaaaacaaatttttagtttattgttTTTGGCCTTGACAAGAAATTAAAAAGTACTTTATCAGGCTGTTGCAGCTGACTTGTTTTGGGGTGTAATGATCTAATTACTGgtttgcttttaaaggcagtggacactattggtaattgtcaaagactagtcttcacagttggtgtatctcaacatatgcataaaataacaaacctgtgaaaaattgagcttaatcggtcatcgaagttgcaaaataataatgaaagaaaaaacacctttgtcacacgaagttgtgtgcgtttagatggttgatttcgagacctcaagttctaaatctgaggtctcgaaatcaaattcgcagaaaattacttctttctcgaaaactatggcacttcagagggagccgtttcgcacaatgttttataccatcaacctctccccattactcgtcaccaagaaatgttttatgctaataattattttgagtaattaccaatagtgtccactgcctttaaaggtatttAATActtacagattttttatttacagcTCGTTGGTGTATCATTTGAGGTATATGATTCACATGCCTCTCCTGTCAACAGAAAGCATGAAAATGGTGATTATAACCAGAACATTAAACCCCACCAAGAAGCTACCATTACAGAGCTTGATGCCACTGAAATCTTCCAATATGCCTTCAGCTTTATCGGACTTTTCACAGGTAATTAAGAAAACTCTCCTGGATTTTTCTAGAGAAAGTACAGGATTAGTAATTACAAACAAGAAAAAGGAAGATTCAATCTGACAGTCCACTCTACTTGTTGACAAGTCATTAATTGTCTGCCATGATTCCAGAGACAATGGcgatattctcgcgagactgcagGCCAcagcgagactactgctctcgcgCTGAAGTGCAGTCTCATTCAATGGGGGAGTAGTCGGTAGCCTGCAGCTTCCCACGAGAGCGGTGATCTCGCCAGAGCTGTATTCGATCACAAAAACCTGAATTATTCTGCCACTACCTTGACTCGACTATCACTGTGACAAACCATTTTCGACTTGTCCTCAAGTTTAACAGCTTACTGATAATTCTAGTACTAGGTTACTGTAAATAAACCAGTACCAATCAGATAGAGAAATGTTTCAGTCTGAGATAATGCCACATATTTATTATTGCTGGAATTTTAGGAATCCACCATGGGCAAAACAAATGTGCACTTATAGGGGTTCTGTTTTCATGATCAAAGCAAGGGAAGTGCTGTACAATCACCCAGTTACTGTTTGTATGGGCGCGCTTTCCACAATCTGGAGGGAGGGTGCATGCATGAAGTAACTCCATGTACAGCCAGAGGCCTGCTCTGTTTCTTGACATTACGTTACTACATTATGGTATTTCAACTGAGTTAATGATCATGGTTCCTTTTTTATGTTATATTACAGGTCCCTACTATACTTACAAAACGTACCATGACATGCTGCAATGTAAACATTCAAGTTCAATTCCAACCATCAGACCAATAGTTCAGAGAATCAAATTGCTGCTACCCATTGCCACATTATTTGTACTCTTGTCAAGTTTGAAATGTACGTCGGTCAAGTTCTTCACTTCACAAGAGTTCTACTCCTATGGATATTTCTACAGGTAAGCAAGAAGTCAAGCTTTGAAGCTGGAGTGCACATAACCCGTACACACTAATTTGCTTTAAAGCTTAATAATGAGCTAGATCTGCATTTTAGGTGGGCCCCTACTGTGGTGGATCAGGCACCAGTTTGTTTTCCTCCAATGGTAGGACAATTCAAATGAAATTCAAAAGTTAGTGTTGGTTTGTGGGGTAGTTGTCTGAGGCACTGCGATGCAATGCGAGGGCGTAGTCTATCCTACACCAACTCGGGACTTGACGGCAGCCCTCTACTCTTCCCTGTCCAGCATTAGGGACCTCATCTCTCCTATGTCGAGGCAAACATCCCCCAGCAAAGGGTTGATGAATGTGGCTTGCCTCCCTCCCCTTCTGCCAGTTTCCCTGATTTGGCTCCCTCAGGATGGTGTGATGAGCTGCCTGCTCCGGGTGTGGATTGCAGTGGCCTACCAGACCCATCCTCCTCTCCCTGATCTTAATTGAGATTAAGGTGACGTCAAGTGCCATGCGCAGCTTCCTGGTACTAATgcattgatttttttatattttttgacaGGATCCTCTATGCAGTGCCAATAACCACTATGGTTCGTCTACGTCTCTATGCTGCATGGTTAATGGCAGAGAGCGTCTGCATATCAGCAACACTAGGAGCCTATCCTGCATCAACCAAACCAAGGCCTGGAAAAGGACCGTGTGTGGAACTGACACACAAGGGAAGGTAAGCTCAATTTATCAAGATTATAGctaattttattgtattgttttgttgaaGAAAGTGGATGGGAAGCTCTAGTAACTTCTTACATTATTTCAATGATGTGGGCTAGTGGTCTCTTTCCTTGCCTAGCACCCAAATTTGATTCCCGCCAggagtactacatgtatgtggataTGATTTTCAGATCCTACGTGATCGTacgggttttccctggaataaatatctggggttttcttcccattagggttcttggctagtatttTGATGTAATGAATTTTGTATTGACTTATTGTAAAATCGGACGCGATTCAATTATCTGATTGTGATGTCTCTTCATATTTTTGAAACAatgaataaaccattttatctatcaCTTACATATCTATCTTTTCTGCGAATCAGTGGCTTCACATCCGATCTTCATTaacatgttgttttcttgtacAGTATGACCTCTAAGCCAGTGGAGTACAGCTATGCAACGATAGAAAACATTGATGTTTATCAGTGTGAGACATTAGGTGACTTCCGTACTGCAATGCGATATTGGAACATGACCGTGCAGTGGTGGCTTAAGAGTTATGTCTACGATCGATTTCCTACCAAAACCGGAAGGTAATGGCTATTTATATATCTctatacaccatgtctcaaagcgcttccaacattattaccctgatcactgggccatcTCATTACTTAttccatctcagctccctggggagtatacagcctgtgccgccaaatatgtagcgcactaagctaatcaatcacaagaaccatctctgccctcacaggtacccatttacccctgggtggagagagaagcaattatagtaaagtgtcttgctcagggacaaaaGTGTCctgacagggattcgaacccacactctgttgaacagaaacaccagagcttgag
Coding sequences within it:
- the LOC139944093 gene encoding lysophospholipid acyltransferase 7-like; the protein is MLLGTEFIYVFVLLISLVFGQFIKHLNSPGEKQFICTSVGVALVVCLCGWQAYHSVLCTAATATIICLVGPNTKQCHIWCFAFCFSYLAFFRLGYLIGFTAPSAFPNVVQLLLTLRLVGVSFEVYDSHASPVNRKHENGDYNQNIKPHQEATITELDATEIFQYAFSFIGLFTGPYYTYKTYHDMLQCKHSSSIPTIRPIVQRIKLLLPIATLFVLLSSLKCTSVKFFTSQEFYSYGYFYRILYAVPITTMVRLRLYAAWLMAESVCISATLGAYPASTKPRPGKGPCVELTHKGSMTSKPVEYSYATIENIDVYQCETLGDFRTAMRYWNMTVQWWLKSYVYDRFPTKTGRTFITFLVSCFWHGLYPGYFMCFLIVPIILLAEDRMKRFRIDGSWYDKIGWLLKVYTFQYIIMGFLLQGFWETINYWASTYFLGFALTGLFLVISYTCKPPLKPAQKVE